In a single window of the Nicotiana tomentosiformis chromosome 8, ASM39032v3, whole genome shotgun sequence genome:
- the LOC104112147 gene encoding putative pentatricopeptide repeat-containing protein At5g08490 produces MKNEVVSSIIQKIQNPTVADYQVLANVLKSCAAISDRILGKALHSSVIKLGHHSCQFVTKALLNMYAKCKDLDECQKLFSQIKYSDTVTWNIVLSGFAGSRFHETEMTRLFNSMQRAHYPKPSSVTLAIVIPVLARSGALGAGKSVHCYAIKHGLDCKTLVGNAFLSMYAKSGDISDAAATFHGISDKDVVSWNAMIAGFIENKLTDRAFELFRLMLKASILPNYATIANILPICPSLGGIAGYHFGRQIHCYVFRRTELLLEVTVINALLSCYLRVGNFEGAETLFRNMKCKDLVSWNSIIAGYAANGEWLKTLDFFREFTKEEMSGPDSVTLMSILPACPQLNNVLIGKQIHGYIIRHRFLHQDTSVINALISFYAKCGNTKEACHTFSLTSNKDLISWNTMLDALAENQLHEEFTNLLKGMFEEGMGADSITLLTVVRYFANISRMDKVKEAHGFSVRSGILLSDTEPTLANALLDAYAKCCNLNYANKIFESLSGNKNVITCNSLISGFVNYGLHEDAHSIFKRMTERDLTTWNLMVRAYAENDCPDQAVSLFTELQHHKLRPDAMSILSLLPVCAQMASSNLLKQGHAYVIRSFLDDVYVIGALIDVYSKCATLGYAYKLFQSSPAKDLVMFTAMVGGYAMHGMGEEALGIFYHMLELDFKPDHVIITTVLSACSHAGLVDEGLKIFDSMEKTHQIKPSMEHYACVVDLLARGGRIKDAFSFVTRMPFKADANIWGTLLGACKTHQEVEIGRAVADRLLQVNANDIGNYVVMSNLYAANARWDGVLEIRRSMKMRDLKKPVGCSWIEVERKKNVFAAGDYSHPQRRMIYETLRILDEQNKELYEYEL; encoded by the coding sequence ATGAAGAATGAAGTAGTATCTAGCATTATCCAAAAAATACAAAATCCAACGGTTGCTGATTACCAAGTCTTGGCAAATGTTCTCAAATCTTGTGCTGCCATATCAGATAGAATATTGGGGAAAGCTCTGCACAGTTCTGTCATTAAGTTAGGCCATCATTCTTGTCAATTTGTTACAAAAGCTTTGCTTAATATGTATGCTAAATGTAAAGATCTTGATGAATGTCAAAAGCTTTTCAGCCAGATTAAATACAGTGACACAGTGACATGGAATATTGTGTTGTCTGGCTTTGCTGGTTCGCGGTTTCATGAAACAGAGATGACAAGGCTGTTTAATTCAATGCAAAGAGCCCATTATCCTAAGCCAAGTTCTGTCACTCTTGCTATTGTTATTCCTGTGCTTGCCCGCTCTGGAGCTTTGGGTGCTGGAAAAAGTGTTCATTGTTATGCGATAAAGCACGGATTGGATTGTAAAACGCTGGTAGGAAATGCTTTCTTATCCATGTATGCAAAATCTGGGGATATTTCAGATGCAGCTGCTACTTTTCATGGAATTTCTGACAAAGATGTTGTTTCATGGAATGCAATGATTGCAGGTTTCATCGAGAATAAGCTTACGGATAGGGCTTTTGAATTGTTCAGGTTGATGTTGAAAGCTTCCATTCTACCTAATTATGCAACTATTGCAAATATTCTTCCTATCTGTCCTAGCTTAGGAGGGATAGCTGGTTACCACTTCGGAAGGCAGATACATTGTTATGTTTTTCGACGGACTGAGCTGCTATTGGAAGTTACCGTCATCAATGCTCTTTTGAGCTGCTACTTGAGGGTTGGAAATTTCGAAGGAGCAGAGACTTTATTCCGGAATATGAAATGTAAAGATCTGGTATCTTGGAACTCAATAATTGCTGGATATGCAGCTAATGGTGAATGGTTGAAGACACTGGATTTTTTCCGTGAATTCACTAAGGAGGAGATGAGTGGACCAGACTCCGTTACTCTTATGAGCATTCTTCCTGCATGTCCACAGCTCAATAACGTATTGATTGGGAAGCAAATCCATGGCTATATAATTCGTCACCGTTTCCTCCATCAAGATACCTCTGTGATTAATGCCCTTATAAGCTTTTATGCAAAATGTGGAAACACCAAAGAAGCATGTCACACATTTTCATTAACTTCTAACAAAGACTTGATATCATGGAACACTATGCTTGATGCCTTAGCAGAAAACCAACTTCACGAAGAATTTACTAACTTGTTAAAGGGGATGTTCGAGGAGGGGATGGGAGCTGACTCCATCACATTATTGACTGTGGTGCGCTATTTTGCTAACATTTCCAGAATGGATAAGGTCAAAGAAGCACATGGTTTTTCAGTAAGATCTGGTATCTTGCTAAGTGATACTGAACCTACTCTCGCTAATGCCTTACTTGATGCATATGCAAAGTGTTGCAATTTAAACTATGCTAACAAAATATTTGAGAGTTTATCAGGAAACAAGAATGTAATCACGTGCAACTCGCTTATATCAGGGTTTGTGAATTATGGTTTGCATGAAGATGCCCATAGCATATTCAAGAGGATGACCGAGAGGGATCTTACCACGTGGAATTTGATGGTTAGAGCTTATGCTGAAAATGATTGTCCTGATCAAGCAGTAAGTCTGTTTACCGAGTTACAGCATCACAAACTGAGGCCTGATGCCATGAGCATTTTGAGCCTCCTTCCTGTTTGTGCTCAAATGGCCTCAAGCAACCTGCTGAAGCAGGGCCATGCATATGTGATTAGGTCTTTTCTAGATGATGTTTATGTCATCGGAGCTCTCATAGATGTATATTCAAAATGTGCCACTCTAGGATATGCATACAAGCTTTTCCAATCATCTCCTGCCAAAGATCTTGTTATGTTTACAGCAATGGTTGGAGGATACGCTATGCATGGAATGGGAGAAGAAGCACTTGGGATATTCTATCATATGCTTGAGCTGGACTTCAAACCAGATCATGTTATAATAACTACGGTGCTGTCTGCTTGTAGTCATGCTGGCCTTGTGGATGAAGGATTGAAGATCTTTGATTCAATGGAAAAGACGCACCAAATCAAACCTAGCATGGAGCATTATGCCTGTGTGGTGGATCTACTTGCACGTGGAGGCCGAATCAAAGATGCATTTTCCTTTGTGACCCGGATGCCCTTTAAGGCCGATGCCAATATATGGGGAACGCTTCTGGGAGCCTGTAAAACCCATCAGGAGGTTGAAATAGGCCGTGCTGTGGCAGATCGCTTGCTTCAAGTCAATGCTAATGATATCGGGAATTATGTAGTCATGTCAAATCTGTATGCTGCAAATGCTAGATGGGATGGGGTCCTAGAGATAAGGAGGTCTATGAAAATGAGAGATCTTAAAAAGCCAGTTGGTTGCAGTTGGATTGAAGTGGAACGAAAGAAAAATGTGTTTGCTGCTGGTGACTATTCTCACCCACAGCGAAGAATGATATATGAAACATTAAGAATCTTAGATGAACAAAACAAAGAGCTATATGAGTATGAGTTATAG